The following is a genomic window from Alphaproteobacteria bacterium LSUCC0396.
CAGGCGCACATCATAGAAATATTACTTTAAGTGATATGGCACAGCATCTAGACGGGCCCAACGTAAAGCTGGTCAATTTACAATATGGTGATGTCTCTGATGAAATTGCCAAGTTGAGGGAAGATCACGGCATTGAGGTTGCCGAGGTGTCAGAGATTGATAACCGCAACGACATTGATGGCCTGGCTGCGCTTATTATGGCGTGCGATCAGATCGTATCTATTGATAACGCAACAGTGCATCTTGCTGGTGCTCTTGGTGCTAACACCAGAGTTCTATTGCCCTTTAATCGAAGCTGGCAGTGGGGGTTAGAGCGCTCTGATAGCTATTGGTATGGTTCACTCCAACTCCACAGACAAAAAAAACCTGGTGACTGGAAACCTACCCTTAAAACCATAAAATAACATACCGGGAAAGGCTGGGGCTAGTTGTTTGCCTGTTTTTCTTTGTCGAAGGATTGTTTTGGAAGCGCACCAAGCTGGGTGTTCATGACAGTTATCTTTCCCAAAAGCCAAACATGTACGGCGTCATGATGTGTTGAGCTTTTGACAGGTGGAGATCAGAGCGCAAATCTTGGAAAGCTGCGAGCTCCCAATACCGCCAAACTTCTTGTGCCAATAGTAATGGTTCTTTCCCGAAATCCCAGCCTTGCGGCAAGAACCCAATGCATTTAGCCCATCATGTAAATATACGTCGCTCTCTAATAAAGCCTTCAGCGCACCTTTGTCCAACTACCGTTTCCTTGCCATCCTTAAAACACCCTATGGCCATGAAGTAATGGCAAGGTTTTAGTGGGCTAGGACAACATTAAATGAGATTGATGCAAATACGATTTTTGCTTCCTTTGCTACACTTGATGGAATTTCTTTGACGTTATCGGTGTTGTTACGGAAGGCAGACATACTTAACGTCCATGGCTTTGTCTTTATTAAGCTGACATTTTTTATTTTGCATCCATGCCTATGACGATTCGGCCATGAATGCTTCCGTTTCTCATCCCGTTAATGCCAGCATTTATCCTATCTAGTGAGATGCGATGCGTTATTAAATGGTCAAGTCTCAGCTTGCCTGATTTATGGAGTGATAGATACCTTGGAATATCCACATGCGGAATTGTTTCACCACCATGTGAGCCAGATATGCTTTTACCAAAATGAAGGGGCAATGTATAGATGCTGGTATTACAGCCATCAGGCGGCACCCCAACAAGGATAACGCGTCCTTCTGCACTTGTAAGGTAATAGCCAAGCTCGATAATTTCTGGAACTCCGGTATTGTCGATGAATACATCTACTGGTGCGTTCTTCAAGATTTGTTCAATTTCTGACTTTGGGTCACGAGTGCTTGCATTAATGACATGCGTTGCCCCTGCTTTTTGGGCAATCTCTAGGCGTCCAGGATGCAGGTCAACCGCTATTATTGGATGTGCAGATGTCATTGCTGCGGCTTGAATAATATTCAACCCGACCCCGCCGGCTCCATAAATAATGATGCTCTCGCCTATTTTCAATTTTGCATTATTGATAATCACACCAAATCCAGTAGTTACAGCACATCCAAATAGGGCTGCCAATTCTTTGTCATAATTCTTGGGAATGACGGTCAGTCTGTTTTCCGAAACTATCGAATATTCGCTAAATGTGGTGATGCATCCCGCATTAACGTTTTTGTCGCCCCACGTATAAGTTGGTGGCATTGCCTCAATACCTTGCCCTTTTCTCCAGTGCATCACGACATGGTCGTTTGGCTTTACATGCCGCACACCTGGGCCAACCTCTATTACATTGCCAGATCCTTCGTGTCCCAGTAGGTGTGGCAAATAATTATCAAAGCCTTTCACGCCATCTATTTCACCTAATTGAGATCCACAGATGCCGCTGAAGTGTATTTTAACAAGCACTTGGCCTGGCTCTAAGTTTTCGGGCAAGCAGATTTCATCAATGATCAAGGGCTTTTTCAACTCTACCAAGATTGCTGCTTTGAATTTTCTTTGAGCTATTTTCATTTGATTCCCTACTCAAAAAAAATAAATGAATGATCGCCAGAATATCCTGTTAACCTAAACCACCAATTCCACTCTTCAGGGGTGTTAAAGGCTTCACAGGTGACTTGCCAATAAAGTAAGTTCGCTTTTTCTTGCTCGTTTCTGTAAGACTCAACACACAAGTATTTTTTGTCCTTGCCAACTCGTTCCATTTCTTGCAGCGCCGGAAACAGTTCTTGTGCATACAAATTGTGGAGCGTCGTAAGGGATAGTACGAGATCAAATTCATTGGCTTCAAAAGGTAAATTCTTGGCATTGCCAATGGATACACGGTCTCTGATTTCCGGAAGTGAATTTTCGATTGCATAACTGGATATATCAATGCCTGTCACCTCAACGCCTGGACAAACCTGCATGAAATCATAGAGTAAAAATCCTTTGCCACATCCAATGTCTAGAATTTTATCCCCAGCTTTTATGCCATAATGTTCAACCATGGCTTTTGCCACTTTGGCCCACCGGCCATCATAGCTATAGCCGCCATAATTCACCTTGCGGCTACCATCCCAATAGTCAAAATCCCACTTTTTGGCGAGAGTCGCAGCATAGGCCTTTGGATATTCTGGGTCATTTACCCGCGCGAGGTAGTCACGTTTGGTGCTTTTGTGAACAGATGACAAAAAATCTATATAGCTCATGTGGGGAAACCTTTGGCAATTCGGATGATTGTTATAAAGGCCTTAATAAAATTCTTCATTGCAGCGTGTTAGGATTACCCTAGCCGTTTCAATTCGGTCGCGGCAAGTGGCTTTGTATTTCTGTGTATCTTGGTCCAAGCCCCGCGCATTGGCCCAGTCTAGCCTGAGTGGATTAAGTAGAATAGAGCACCATCTTAGGCCAAATAACGGCCTGAGAAACTTTGCTCTGGTTATATGGAGTTGCAACCTATCTTTGTTCAGGTAGGAAAGGCAAGATGCCAAGAATTTGTCATAATACTCTTGCGGCACTGGTATTTGTGGCTGAAAAAAAAAGTCTGCCGATAGCTTGGCCGGATCATCCCATCCGGCATATTCAAAATCAATAAAAATAAGGGACCCAGATTTGGTTTTTATGGTGTTATGAAATCCGAAATCAGATGGTGATAGGCATCGCTCTTTCTGCGGTAGTGCTTCATCTATTTCGAAACCTTTATCCGTAACCATTGGAATTATTCTGGTCTCAATCTGCATTAACGAGGTCGCCATATCGGTTAACAGGTCTGTCGATGCAGTGTCTTTATCCTTGATTAGTTGGAGCTCAGTGATCTTATCCCGCACGAAATCAATGTGGTCATTGACAGAGAACTTTGCATCTGACGCAATGGGTAAATGAGCGGCAGAGTCTTGCATCAATGGTGTGTTGAGTGTTTTGATGAATTGTATGGCTGAGGAAATATTTGAGGCTGTAATTGCATCTGAACTTATTCTGCTGCCTTCAATAAATTCATAAATCGCCATATTAGCGTCCTCATTGAGTGCATGGGGCGTTGGGATAGGTGAGTTGCCATCAACATCCTTGACCAGAGAGAGAAAATCCCACTCGGTTTTCAACCTATTTCGATTATCCACTTTTGAAGTATTGTATTTTTTCAAGGCATAAGCACGCCCTGAGATTGAGACTTTAAGAACAGTATTGTTGCCCCCGGCATAGGTTTCAATAACCTCTAAATCATCAATTTCTGCTTTGCAGAAAGCCATCAATTTTTCGATCTGCACTGGATCGGTATGTAAAATAGCGGCTAAGTTAATAATGTTTTGAGCTGATCCCAATGGCTGATTCTTTCAATATTTGGCTCTTTTAGGTGATGTGAACACGGGTCAAAAAGTATTTTTCTGGTGCCTTTAGGGAATTTCTCTGCTTTCAAAATCTCAGGCAAATCGTCCACAAAAATATCACATTTTTGTAGTCCAATTTGGTCTATTTTTTCAGCCTTAGTTTGATGAAAAAAGATGAATTTCTTTTCAATCAAAATGTTGTTGGAATTAGAAAAATATGTCTCGATCCATTCCCTTGCGGTAGAGTGCAAATCATACTTGGGGCCTCTAAAGGGATGCTTTGTTTTATGGCTGATAATTTTGCATACGTGGTTTTTACGTTTGGCCCAATCTAAAAACTCTGTGACCCCCTCATAAGCGTTCACTTTTTTCATCGCATTGCCATAGACGAACCCTTGCAACTTGATCCATTCTTCCTCCATGTTGTTTTCACGAAGGTGTTCCCTAACGGATATTTTATCAACGGGCACCGACGGATCAATTAGGCTTTTCTCGACGGCTACAGTGTGGAACACAACGTCGTAGCAGGCTATGGTATTGTCAAAATCCAGCCCAATATTCATTTCAAGTACGGCTCATTTCTCTGATTACTTCACAAACTTTAGCTGCATTTATATCAAATTGATCCATTGCCAAGTTATGGTTGCAGATTTTATGGATGAATTCATCATTGCCTGAAATACTAAAAAGCTGGGGCCGTTGGTTTTGTTGTGAGCTGCACCATTCAGCAATTGCACCATATAGCCCGCCAATGCGGCCGTGTTCTTCAATTACGATCAATTTATCAAAGGATTTAAAAATTTCAACCAGCCTATCCTCGTCTAATGGTTTGATAGTGTGAAAATTTTCAACGCGCAGTGAAATGTCTTCTGATTTTAATATTTCCGCTGCTTGCATGGCTTGATTAAGAACTGGCCCAGAGCCTATTATGCACGCGTCAGTGCCCGAGCGCATCGTGACAGCCTTGCCAAACTCTATGGTCTCAGGGCCCTTGTACAGATCAGGTTCCCCCTTCTTTCCAAGGCGAATGTAAATTGGTGCACCATAATCCAAAGCAGCCATAAGGCCGTCACGGGTTTCCTTAGGGCCTGAGGGACAAAAGACCGTCATGTTGGGCAGCGTTCTTAAGATGGCGATGTCTTCCATGGAATGGTGCGTTGGGCCAAGAGAAGCATAAGATAGTCCTGCACCCGACCCAACAATGATCACCGGAGCATTGTTGTAACAAACATCAACGCGGATTTGTTCAAAACAACGATATGTGGTGAATGGGGCGATTGTATAAACGACGGGTCTGAGACCAGTCATTGCCAAGCCAGCCGCCAACCCCATCATTGTTTGCTCTGCAATGCCACAATTTAGAAATTGACCTCGCGTATCCAATTTTAATCCATCAAACATCCGGTTTCCAATATCACCAGAAAGTAAAACAATTCTATCGTCCTGCTTTGCTTTGTCGTGTATCGCCTTTGCAAAACTATCCCTCATTATAGAACCCTTAACTCTAATTTGGCTTCATCGATTTCCTTGTCAGTAGGGATCTTATAATGCCAATTGTTATCATCTTCCATGAATGACACGCCTTTGCCTTTAACAGTGTGGGCAATCACAGCACGGGGGCGACCAGTTGTTGATTTCTGGAGGATGTCTGAAAGTGCCGCTATGTCATGTCCGTCAACTTCCACAGCATCCCAACCGAAAGACCGCCATTTATCAGCCAATGGGTCAATATTCATGACTGCCTGACTGCGATCCGTTGCTTGCCATTTGTTGTAGTCCGTCACGACAGTTAAATTTTCAAGCTTTTGCGACCCAGCTAGCATTGCAGCTTCCCATGTAGTCCCCTCGTTACTCTCTCCGTCACCAATGAGAACGTCAATTCTGTTCGACCAATTATTTTTTTTGCTGGCAATCGCAAAGCCCAAAGCAATTGGCAGCCCATGGCCAAGTGACCCAGTAGCAGCTTCAATGCCTGATAAATATTGAGGGGCAGGGGGATGTTCGCCAAAGACGTCTGCTCCATCATGTTTAGCGGTAGCCAATCTTTCTTCTGGGAAAAAGCCAGCCATCGCCAGAACCTGAAATAACGCCGGTGCGGCGTGTCCTTTGCTCAACACAAATCTATCACGCATCTCATTTTGTGGATGCTTGGGTTCAATGTTCAAAAGGTGGAAATAGTAGACTGTAAGGATGTCCACACAAGACAGACATGACGCAACATGCGGCGTGCGCGATGATGCAGAGTATTCAATAATTCTTAAACGCAATTCAGCTGCGGTTGCTTTTAGATCCTGTAATTTTTTATCGTATAACGGTTTCATGGATGGCCCATTATAGTTTTTGAGCTTGAAGATCGAATTTCCGCTGAGCCAAAATTCAGAATATTGATAGACCTTTGGGTTGTCGAGTTAGGTCTCTAAACTCGTAAGTAGCTTATCGATAGAAATTTCTGATGCAATTTACAATATAGCTGATCTCATCATCGTGAAGTTCAGGATAAATTGGCAAGCTCATCATCTTTTTGGAAATGCTCTCAGCCACAGGAAAATCGCCTTCTTTGTAACCCAGAGCCACTGCCGCTGGTTGCAGGTGAAGTTGAATAGGGTAATGAATTTTAGTCTCAACGCCAACACGGGCCAAATAATCCATCAACCGTTCGCGTTCTTCTACCTGAATAACAAAATTGTGATACACGCAATATTCATGTTTTTTGTCAAACGGAGTTCCAACCAAATCGCTCAAGCCATTTCTATAAAGATCAGCGATTTCTCTGAACCGAGCAGTAGTGCTGTCTAAATGTTCAAGCCGAAACAAGCCTATTTCTGCCTGCAAAGTATCTAATCTTGAGTTCATACCCCAAAAATCTGCAGAGTCACGGCCAACCATGCCATGGTTTCTGAGTTTTTTTAGTTTTTCATAAAGGGCCGTATCATTTGTCGTGATAAACCCTCCATCTCCCATGACGTTCAAATTTTTCAATGGGTGGAGACTGAAACTTCCGGCATTGCCAAGCCCGCCCACTCGGCGCCCTTTGTACCTGGCACCAATAGCTTGGGCTGCATCTTCGATTACAAAAAGGTTGTGCTGTTGGGCTATTGTATTCAACGCGTTCATTTCGGCTGGTTTACCCGTCAGGTGAACCGCAATTATGGCTCTGGTTTTACTCGTGATACGAACTTTTACACAATCTGGGTCAAGATTTAAATCATTGCGGATATCTGCAAATACGGGCGTTGCACCAATGTTTGAGATGGAACTCGCCGAGGAAATATATGAGTTGGGCGCCGTTATGACTTCATCGCCGATACCCAAGCCAAGGGCAAGCATAATCATTGACAGAGAGTCAGTTCCGTTGCCAACA
Proteins encoded in this region:
- a CDS encoding DegT/DnrJ/EryC1/StrS family aminotransferase, with protein sequence MTHPQVPFVNLARQFENQKARLTEIFQTVGKSGAYVMGDGVQKFEASVAEYCEVKHALGVGNGTDSLSMIMLALGLGIGDEVITAPNSYISSASSISNIGATPVFADIRNDLNLDPDCVKVRITSKTRAIIAVHLTGKPAEMNALNTIAQQHNLFVIEDAAQAIGARYKGRRVGGLGNAGSFSLHPLKNLNVMGDGGFITTNDTALYEKLKKLRNHGMVGRDSADFWGMNSRLDTLQAEIGLFRLEHLDSTTARFREIADLYRNGLSDLVGTPFDKKHEYCVYHNFVIQVEERERLMDYLARVGVETKIHYPIQLHLQPAAVALGYKEGDFPVAESISKKMMSLPIYPELHDDEISYIVNCIRNFYR
- a CDS encoding phosphotransferase family protein, yielding MGSAQNIINLAAILHTDPVQIEKLMAFCKAEIDDLEVIETYAGGNNTVLKVSISGRAYALKKYNTSKVDNRNRLKTEWDFLSLVKDVDGNSPIPTPHALNEDANMAIYEFIEGSRISSDAITASNISSAIQFIKTLNTPLMQDSAAHLPIASDAKFSVNDHIDFVRDKITELQLIKDKDTASTDLLTDMATSLMQIETRIIPMVTDKGFEIDEALPQKERCLSPSDFGFHNTIKTKSGSLIFIDFEYAGWDDPAKLSADFFFQPQIPVPQEYYDKFLASCLSYLNKDRLQLHITRAKFLRPLFGLRWCSILLNPLRLDWANARGLDQDTQKYKATCRDRIETARVILTRCNEEFY
- a CDS encoding transketolase, translated to MKPLYDKKLQDLKATAAELRLRIIEYSASSRTPHVASCLSCVDILTVYYFHLLNIEPKHPQNEMRDRFVLSKGHAAPALFQVLAMAGFFPEERLATAKHDGADVFGEHPPAPQYLSGIEAATGSLGHGLPIALGFAIASKKNNWSNRIDVLIGDGESNEGTTWEAAMLAGSQKLENLTVVTDYNKWQATDRSQAVMNIDPLADKWRSFGWDAVEVDGHDIAALSDILQKSTTGRPRAVIAHTVKGKGVSFMEDDNNWHYKIPTDKEIDEAKLELRVL
- a CDS encoding transketolase family protein, giving the protein MRDSFAKAIHDKAKQDDRIVLLSGDIGNRMFDGLKLDTRGQFLNCGIAEQTMMGLAAGLAMTGLRPVVYTIAPFTTYRCFEQIRVDVCYNNAPVIIVGSGAGLSYASLGPTHHSMEDIAILRTLPNMTVFCPSGPKETRDGLMAALDYGAPIYIRLGKKGEPDLYKGPETIEFGKAVTMRSGTDACIIGSGPVLNQAMQAAEILKSEDISLRVENFHTIKPLDEDRLVEIFKSFDKLIVIEEHGRIGGLYGAIAEWCSSQQNQRPQLFSISGNDEFIHKICNHNLAMDQFDINAAKVCEVIREMSRT
- a CDS encoding haloacid dehalogenase-like hydrolase, with translation MNIGLDFDNTIACYDVVFHTVAVEKSLIDPSVPVDKISVREHLRENNMEEEWIKLQGFVYGNAMKKVNAYEGVTEFLDWAKRKNHVCKIISHKTKHPFRGPKYDLHSTAREWIETYFSNSNNILIEKKFIFFHQTKAEKIDQIGLQKCDIFVDDLPEILKAEKFPKGTRKILFDPCSHHLKEPNIERISHWDQLKTLLT
- a CDS encoding zinc-binding dehydrogenase; amino-acid sequence: MKIAQRKFKAAILVELKKPLIIDEICLPENLEPGQVLVKIHFSGICGSQLGEIDGVKGFDNYLPHLLGHEGSGNVIEVGPGVRHVKPNDHVVMHWRKGQGIEAMPPTYTWGDKNVNAGCITTFSEYSIVSENRLTVIPKNYDKELAALFGCAVTTGFGVIINNAKLKIGESIIIYGAGGVGLNIIQAAAMTSAHPIIAVDLHPGRLEIAQKAGATHVINASTRDPKSEIEQILKNAPVDVFIDNTGVPEIIELGYYLTSAEGRVILVGVPPDGCNTSIYTLPLHFGKSISGSHGGETIPHVDIPRYLSLHKSGKLRLDHLITHRISLDRINAGINGMRNGSIHGRIVIGMDAK
- a CDS encoding class I SAM-dependent methyltransferase; this encodes MSYIDFLSSVHKSTKRDYLARVNDPEYPKAYAATLAKKWDFDYWDGSRKVNYGGYSYDGRWAKVAKAMVEHYGIKAGDKILDIGCGKGFLLYDFMQVCPGVEVTGIDISSYAIENSLPEIRDRVSIGNAKNLPFEANEFDLVLSLTTLHNLYAQELFPALQEMERVGKDKKYLCVESYRNEQEKANLLYWQVTCEAFNTPEEWNWWFRLTGYSGDHSFIFFE